The bacterium genome includes a region encoding these proteins:
- a CDS encoding sigma-70 family RNA polymerase sigma factor: MSTGERDLVGRAQQGDDRARAELARRHRKAAYVLALQLTGNREDAFDVSQEAMLRLFGNLGRLDRSRSVRPWLYTVVRNQVRDLWRRRKVRRSEPLAVEVGPEAGHQVVDRADGPERNAVTNEIRERLWLALSTLPEKHREILVLRDYQDLSYEDLAAVLGIPLGTVMSRLHAARKKLRAAYLEKGGTASA, encoded by the coding sequence ATGTCAACAGGCGAGCGTGATCTGGTAGGCCGTGCTCAACAGGGTGACGACCGCGCGCGGGCGGAGCTCGCCCGGCGGCATCGCAAGGCGGCGTATGTTCTGGCGCTTCAACTGACCGGCAATCGTGAGGACGCTTTCGATGTCTCTCAAGAGGCCATGCTGAGGCTGTTCGGCAACCTCGGGCGGCTCGACCGCTCTCGGAGCGTTCGCCCCTGGTTGTACACGGTTGTGCGCAACCAGGTCCGCGATCTATGGCGCAGGCGGAAGGTGCGCAGGAGCGAGCCTCTCGCAGTCGAGGTGGGCCCCGAGGCCGGACATCAGGTCGTCGATCGCGCGGATGGGCCCGAGCGCAACGCGGTGACCAATGAGATCCGAGAGCGCCTTTGGCTGGCGCTCTCGACGCTGCCCGAGAAACATCGGGAGATTCTGGTGTTGCGCGACTACCAGGACCTGTCGTACGAAGACCTCGCGGCGGTTCTGGGGATTCCCCTGGGCACGGTGATGTCGCGCTTGCACGCGGCCCGCAAGAAGTTGCGGGCCGCCTACCTCGAAAAGGGAGGAACCGCGAGTGCCTGA